Genomic DNA from Lactuca sativa cultivar Salinas chromosome 8, Lsat_Salinas_v11, whole genome shotgun sequence:
TTAAGGAACTCCACTTTACATACACCTTTACCATTTATTGCAtacaatgcattgaactccaacatattttaaaagaaaaaaacttttttttttttccagtgAGTTCCAAACCCATTGAATGCCAGCTTggcatgggtttaatccattgAAAGCCAACTAAGCATTTCACCTTATTAAACCATGCATTGTGGATGCTCTTAATACTTTGTTATTTACCATTAAACCATACTTTGTTATTTAGCATTAATATTTTTTGTTGTTTAAGAAGTTATAGGTATAGAAAAGTAGCTAACCTGCATATTAAATGCAACCATTTGAGCTCCATGCAGCCAACCAATTAATGGTTTGTAATTGGAAGAGGTAATACGAGTTCCTTTTGGATAAATCCTAAGAATATTCTTCTGGCTGAAcctggcaaaaaaaaaaaacattcacaaTACATATAAGAAATACAGATATGATCATAAAATTCGTATTATTAATCTGTAACACCTTAAACCATAAGTTATAGACAAGCAAAGTAACCTATGTATCAAATTAATGGAATGTTTTGTTATCAAACTTTATATAATTTATACCTTACTACATCATGGCCATGATTTTCTACAGCCTTTTCGAGTGCTTGTTCAACCAAACTTAGGCGTCTAACTTCATCATTTTCAACTTTCAATGCATGCTTCAATCCACCTTTAGGTTTGCCAGCATGAATTGCAATTAGCTGCTTGTAAACAGGAGATGAAGGTGATGTTTTTCCTTCAATGTCATTTTCTGACTGCAACATATAACACACACCATCATCATCAGAAACCTGGCACTTTCTTGACCTACTTTGCTTGTCATCTTCAGCTGTAAGGTACTCTTTTGGAGGTTTGGTTGAAATCAAGATTCGATACTTTAAGCTCTCAGGTGTTAGAAGTTCTTTCAACTTCTCTGATTCAGGGAAAAATAGCATTGACCCAAATGTTTCAGTTACCATTTGAGCTACTTTTGCTTGAAGATCAGGGGTAAGGTGGTCTTCAAGTGTTATGATGACTGGATAAGGAGAAGCTGTGAAGGCGTACTCTTTGATTGCTTTCAAACACCTCATGAGTTCTACAGGACTCGTCAGGGTCCTGCATGCAGCATGATGATGCCTGTGAATATGATGGCATACTCTTTGATTGGTTTCAAGTATGGAAGTAAGTTAATTGCATACCTTCCATGAAGAACATGCACATTAGTTTTTGATGAGTTTGGCCATAGATCAAGTTCTATGGCTCTTACACCTCGTTTGAGTGCTTTGATGATTGGAACTTCACTGCAATTGCTGCTTAACTGGTTCCCAGTCAAGTACGAGTTGTGGCCAGTGTATATGAAGTAATGGGATAAGGGAGCAGTCATGTCTTGGTGAACCTAAAATTTGGGCGAAATAAGCAACCATTCTCATCAATGAAATAGTACTTATACGAATCAAATCCAGTATGGACTTGTTAGAATTCTCAATTAACGGAAGAAATAGAATGAATATTGGATCAAATCGAAGATACCTGTGATCTAATTGGGGGATTAAGGTCGGTGTTGAAGAGAAAGTGATGGAAATCCTCTAGAGAAAGAGACTTCCTGTTTACAAACTTGGCAAGATGATGCCGCTTGTGAAGTATCTGCTCCACTATACGCTCAGCTTCCTGTCCATCGTCGGCCTGGTATTCCTCCAAAAACCGCCGGAACTGATCTGCCGTCATGTGGATCCCATCTCCGGAGTATTTCTTGAATGCTTCTTTGACGTCAGTGGGTGGCTCTGCCTCCGATCTCTTAAACTTCCTAGTAAAACACCAGCATACACTGTAATTCCCCATTACCCTTTCACTCTGTGTGTAGATTCTCTCCGGCTATTTAGGGTAAGAAATGTGGGTGATGGGAATTTGGAATTTGGGCGAGTAAGTATATATAGAGTGTGGCTAAAGGTGATGGGCGATTGAGGATTACGCAACACAAACTGACTTTCCGCGATGTGCTTCTCTTTGTAGATTCCCAAATGGagcgatgagagagagagagtgtgtttgtgtgtgagGAATGTTGATCTTCTGCTTGATTTGGTGTCGTCGATCGTCATACGAACACACAGAATCAATCAGTCAAATGGAATGGTTGAAGTATTCGCTTCCCGCCTTATTTAAATATTATCCGTCTAATAAATAAGGAGACTGGTTCATGTCTTGCAAAATGAAACTCTTGTAATGTTAGTTGCTTCTTTGAAAAACTatccgattatatatatatatatatatatatatatatatatatatatatatatatatatatatatatatatatatatatatatatatatatatatatatatggtctcaAAAATAtagatggtctcaaatgaacctaaccctatatatatatatatatatatatatatatatatatatatatatatatatatatatatatatatatatatatatatatatatatatatatatatagggttaggttcatttgagaccatctatattttgtgagaccgtgagacgtatttttttattttttatttattttttttaattaattcaagttccgcaaataatatttaaaaaaagaatttttgattttttccatttattttgcattttaaaattattttttagaatatgtacagtgtaatattctattagaatatttcacgtattttttaaaaaaaaatggaatttatttttatttatttattttttttagttaattcaagttccgaaaataatatttaaaaaaagaatttttagatttttccatttattctgcattttaaaattattttttagaatatgtcagtgtaatattctattagaatatttcacgtatttttcaaaaaaaatggaatttatttttattttatttttatttatttttagttaattcaagttccgaaaataatatttaaaaaaagaatttttagatttttccatttattctgcattttaaaattattttttagaatatgtcagtgtaatattctattagaatatttcacgtatttttcaaaaaaaatggaatttatttttattttatttttatttatttttagttaattcaagttccaaaaataatatttaaaaaagaatttttagattttttcatttattctgcattttaaaataattttttagaatatgtcagtgtcatattctattagaatatttcacgtatttttaaaaaaaacggatttattttattattttatttattttagttaatttaagttccgaaaataatatttaaaatttttttttttgaatttttccatttattttgcattttaaaattatttttagatttgatctcacagtctcacaaaattagaatgatctcaaatgaacctgaacatatatatatatatatatatatatatatatatatatatatatatatatatatatatatatatatatcgataaATACAAATATTATAATCTACTCATAAACTAACACTTAATTCTACCTATGTCCACTAGGGGACTTGCACCCTCAACCTCAAAAAAGGAAGACACCGTctgataccgctgggctagaAACCCTTTGATTATTATTCTTATGTTAGTTCGtatttttaaaatcataaataaaatactTAGACATTTATGTTCTACAAGGGACGTTAGTTAAGTACTTAAGTAATGATCATATTTTATGACTTCaacaacaattcaacaaataagatactatattatatttttgttttctagATGGCtagaaaaaaacaaacaatatgattattttatggtTTCAGCAAGTAgatgataaaataagataaacctacaataaatttttaaatatattcTAATCTTTTTATAACAATACAAAACGATTAAAATATATCTTTTTATTATTGTGTATAATtgtatatatgcttattattttgattagttTAGGCATACAACATAGCTTTACGGTTTATTTTGGTTTGGTTTCTTTATATATTACCATATTGTTAGATGCATtttatatgcatcttttagcatAATTTCCTGCGTATTTCATTATAGAAAGCTAACTAGTTCCcgattatttttatgtatttcgtgtttcatgattattttgAAGAATGCCCGTTTGTTATGACTTTTCAGGACCATTTGGAGCACATTGATGATTGCGCAAGTTCGGGATGCGTTTGTAGATGCTTTGGAGCTTAACTGGAGTCTAGATCAAGGAGGGATGTCGGGAAATGATCAAAAACTGCTTGGAAGGAGGAACGACGATTAAAAGAGCCAAAAAAACTAACATGCGATCGTATCTTGTCTCCTTGCGATCGCAGGTTCCCCTTTTGCAATCGCAGGTTGCTTTCGAGGTTTTGTCGAGCCAAAAAATTCATCAGCTTAGAAAAAAACATGCGATCACAGGTTGGTCAATTTGTGTCTAAATGGCAACGTACTTCATTAAAAGTCCCGTGACTCGTTTTGTAtgatacatgcgatcgcaggttgtccCTTTGCGATCGCAGGTACGGCGTTTTGACAGCTAGACGTATAAATACAGCCCCATACTCTTCCAGTAACCCTAATTGGCGATTCAGAGGCTATTTTCAGAGGTTTTCAAGTGAAGAACGCAGATCTAAAGGAGACGATTCGAATCCAATTCATAGTTTAGTAAGATTTATTGTATATATTCTATTTCCACTGTTTGTAATCCGTTTTTAGCCATGTTAGGCTAAAAACTCAGAGTTCAGTTTCGCAAGACGTAACCTTTTTCGTATGATTAATCATTAGGCACTATGTTTGACTATGATTACTGTTTAGTTTGATCAATTATGTGTTAAATTgagtgtttgattttgatttcaatttTTGTTGGCCACTTAAATTGTTTGTGAATCATTCTAGTCATCTAATTGTTTATAtccgtaattgtctagattaattAGTAAAAAGTGACATATATTAGATTAATTATGAGTTTAGGGTTAACTCTAATATGAAATGATCAAACAAGTTTTAACGCGTCCGAGCTTATGAGAGGTATTGAACTTTACTGGGAATTACACTGTGTCTAATGCAACTTTTCTTTATTAGTCAAGAGTTTGTTTGGTTAATTTAGTAAAAAGTTAGATTTAATTCAGAgaacttattttgattaaatgattTTTGTAATAAAGGTCATTAGAGCTTGTTAATGAACCTTAGTACCAGTTTAAACAAGTGCATAGTCAAATATTATGTTGAAGTTTAATTATATGATTAGGGGAGTTACCGCGAAACTGGAATTGCTTTCTCTTAATTGAATTTTCATCACTTTAATTTTAGTCATTTCCTTGTCATCTTCAATttctattagtttaattttcagaAATAAATCTCCCCCTTTTTATGTTTATTGTATTCATCAAGAATTGGATCACACCTTACGTAAAGAGGTGTAGACATTAGGACGTGTCCCTGAGGATCCGACCCTGCTTACCTGTACTACCTGTTAGTGCAATAAAAcagtttattttatatttttatttgtttaaatcgtgTACGACCACGGTTTTAACACATATCAATAAATTATATGTTAGTAAGAAATATATCAAATAACTATTAGAGCCTCCTGAATTTATCAAATACCCTTCCCTCTTTCGACGACCATCTGACTTTGGGGCATAGACATCTTACAAATATGACAATAGATGCAGCAAAGAAATTGGATTTTAGTAAtaactttaattttataaaatgttatatgatttgttttataatattgaatcattttttataaatcattttatgtcattttatatttttcaacaagtttttattaaatattatttttatcagTTACCAGTTATTTTTTCAGATAATCTTACAAACATAACCTAAATGATTGCATTTTCTTTGATAATTATTGTTAACACTAACATTTTTTGATTTACTGTAATAACCCTTAAATCTAAAACTGACACCAACTATGCATATCAAGTGAAAATCTTTGATTTGTTTCAATAACTTTGAATTTCATTTacagtaaattacatgaatggtccttatggtttggtatAATTTGTacatttggtccctaatttatttttttaactctgaAAGTCTTTATCGTTTGTTTTTTTACGCGTGTGGtccatactgtttgtttttgttacgtgtttggtctcTCTATTaccaaaaaaaactattatttaaatagtgaaaaatagtggggtaggtaaggtaaggcgAGAATggtggggttgggggtgtgtttattttaaataaattaaaaaatcaattgtAAAATAgactttttaggtaagatagagatcaagtgtgtaacaaaaacaaacagtaaggaccttccaggttaaaaaaataagttaggaatcaaacatataaattatcctaaaccataaggaccattcatgtaatttatgcTTTTTGGTTATCaccaatttttttaaaatgacatTCTTT
This window encodes:
- the LOC111893207 gene encoding phosphoinositide phospholipase C 4 is translated as MGNYSVCWCFTRKFKRSEAEPPTDVKEAFKKYSGDGIHMTADQFRRFLEEYQADDGQEAERIVEQILHKRHHLAKFVNRKSLSLEDFHHFLFNTDLNPPIRSQVHQDMTAPLSHYFIYTGHNSYLTGNQLSSNCSEVPIIKALKRGVRAIELDLWPNSSKTNVHVLHGRTLTSPVELMRCLKAIKEYAFTASPYPVIITLEDHLTPDLQAKVAQMVTETFGSMLFFPESEKLKELLTPESLKYRILISTKPPKEYLTAEDDKQSRSRKCQVSDDDGVCYMLQSENDIEGKTSPSSPVYKQLIAIHAGKPKGGLKHALKVENDEVRRLSLVEQALEKAVENHGHDVVRFSQKNILRIYPKGTRITSSNYKPLIGWLHGAQMVAFNMQGYGRSLWLMHGMFRSNGGCGYVKKPDFLMGYGPKNEVLNLKAKIPAKTSLKVNIYMGDGWHLDFKKTHFDKYSPPDFYTRVGIAGAPVDKKMKKTKIKEDNWTPVWNEEFTFPLAVPELALLRIEVHGYNMSEKDNFAGQICLPVSELRPGIRAIPLCNRKGDQYTSARLLMRFEFI